Proteins from a genomic interval of Danio rerio strain Tuebingen ecotype United States chromosome 4, GRCz12tu, whole genome shotgun sequence:
- the znf1119 gene encoding zinc finger protein 1119 isoform X1, giving the protein MAFIKEESEDVKIEETFTVKQEDLQEQTDLIEEIEGSKEEEHHVKIEEKTHLKTDGILKRRDKNRFICTQCGKSFKKKSNLKIHMMIHTGEKPFTCTQCGKSFSLSSHLTQHMRIHTGEKPFTCTQCGKSFSQSSSLNHHMMIHTGEKPFTCTQCGRSFSCSSSLNKHMRIHTGEKPFTCIQCGKSFRQSSYLNKHTRIHSGEKPFTCTQCGKSFSQSSHLNKHMRIHSGEKPFTCSQCGKSFSQSSSRNVHLRMHTGEKPNNRILHAQTLV; this is encoded by the exons atggcgtttattaaagaggagagtgaagatgtgaagattgaagaaacattcacagtcaaacaggaagatctgcaggaacaaacag acctaattgaagagattgaagggagtaaagaggaggaacatcatgtcaaaattgaggaaaaaactcatttaaagactgatggtattttgaaaaggagagacaagaatcgttttatctgcactcagtgtggaaagagttttaagaaaaaaagcaatcttaagattcacatgatgattcacactggagagaaacctttcacatgcactcagtgtggaaagagttttagccTATCATCACACCTTactcaacacatgaggatccacactggagagaaaccattcacatgcactcagtgtgggaagagtttcagccaatcatcatcccttaatcaccacatgatgatccacactggagagaaaccattcacatgcactcagtgtgggagaagtttcagctgctcatcatcccttaataaacacatgaggatccacactggagagaaaccattcacatgcattcagtgtgggaagagtttcaggcagtcatcataccttaataaacacacgaggatccacagtggagagaaacctttcacatgcactcagtgtgggaagagtttcagccaatcatcacaccttaataaacacatgaggatccacagtggagagaaaccattcacatgctctcagtgtgggaagagtttcagccaatcatcatcccgtAATGTACACTTGAGGatgcacactggagagaaacctaacaacagaattttgcatgctcaaactctagtgtga